From the Arvicola amphibius chromosome 2, mArvAmp1.2, whole genome shotgun sequence genome, one window contains:
- the Gdf7 gene encoding LOW QUALITY PROTEIN: growth/differentiation factor 7 (The sequence of the model RefSeq protein was modified relative to this genomic sequence to represent the inferred CDS: inserted 1 base in 1 codon; deleted 2 bases in 2 codons), which yields MDLSAAAALCLWLLSACRPRDGLEAAAVLRAAGAGPAWSSRGGGQRRTDPRPGSEERLGGATHFMMSLYRSLAGRAPAMAASGHGRADTIYRFIDHGDSSEKLATEPGPELSLDLSSLPDXDEVVSAELRVLRRRSPEPDQDSATLPPLLQLSSCPGVTHTSHLLHSRTAEPLEVARWEEFDVTDAVRSIRREPRASRKFCLVLRAVAGTGSSPLALRQLGFGWSGDGTGDGTAAEERALLVISSRTQRKESLFREIRAQARALRAAVEPPPDPGPGTGSRKATSSGRRRRRTALAGTRGAQGSGGGGGKGHGRRGRSRCSRKPLHVDFKELGWDDWIIAPLDYEAYHCEGVCDFPLRSHLEPTNHAIIQTLLNSMAPDAAPASCCVPARLSPISILYIDAANNVVYKQYEDMVVEACGCR from the exons ATGGACCTGAGCGCCGCC GCCGCGCTGTGTCTCTGGCTGTTGAGCGCCTGCCGTCCCCGCGACGGGCTG GAGGCTGCCGCGGTGCTCCGAGCGGCGGGTGCAGGACCAGCCTGGAGCTCCCGGGGCGGCGGCCAGCGGCGGACGGACCCTCGTCCCGGCTCGGAGGAACGGCTCGGTGGTGCCACACACTTCATGATGTCGCTTTACCGGAGCCTGGCTGGGAGGGCTCCAGCCATGGCAGCCTCGGGGCACGGCCGCGCGGACACGATTTACCGCTTCATAGACCACGGCGACTCAAG TGA GAAATTGGCGACCGAGCCCGGACCAGAGCTTTCTCTTGATTTATCCAGCCTCCCCG GCGACGAGGTAGTGAGTGCTGAGCTGCGCGTGCTGCGTCGGAGGTCTCCGGAGCCAGACCAGGACAGTGCGACCCTCCCTCCGCTGTTGCAACTGTCCTCGTGCCCGGGCGTGACCCACACATCTCACCTACTGCACTCGCGGACTGCCGAACCCCTAGAAGTTGCGCGCTGGGAAGAGTTCGATGTGACTGACGCGGTGCGGAGTATCCGTCGCGAGCCGCGCGCCTCCCGCAAGTTCTGCCTGGTGCTGCGCGCAGTAGCCGGCACAGGGAGCAGCCCGCTGGCCTTGCGACAACTGGGCTTTGGCTGGTCCGGTGATGGTACGGGCGATGGCACCGCTGCAGAGGAGCGCGCGCTGTTGGTGATCTCCTCCCGTacacagaggaaagagagtcTCTTCCGGGAGATCCGCGCCCAGGCCCGCGCGCTCCGGGCGGCAGTGGAGCCGCCACCGGATCCGGGACCAGGCACTGGGTCTCGGAAAGCAACCTCAAGCGGGCGTAGGCGAAGGCGGACGGCGCTGGCGGGGACGCGGGGAGCACAGGGCAGCGGCGGAGGTGGCGGCAAGGGCCATGGGCGCAGGGGCCGGAGCCGGTGCAGCCGCAAGCCTCTGCACGTGGACTTTAAGGAGCTGGGCTGGGACGACTGGATCATCGCGCCATTAGACTACGAGGCGTATCACTGCGAGGgcgtttgtgattttcctttgcGCTCGCACCTGGAACCCACCAACCACGCCATCATTCAGACTTTGCTCAACTCCATGGCACCCGACGCGGCGCCAGCCTCCTGCTGCGTGCCCGCACGCCTAAGCCCCATTAGTATCCTCTACATCGATGCCGCCAATAACGTGGTCTACAAGCAGTATGAGGACATGGTGGTGGAGGCCTGCGGCTGCAGGTAG